The following proteins are encoded in a genomic region of Nicotiana sylvestris chromosome 4, ASM39365v2, whole genome shotgun sequence:
- the LOC104234535 gene encoding uncharacterized protein — MWTATSDCIREAAREVFGVLNGYSSGHRGDWWWNDVIQGKVETNEAAYIKLVESTDEDQRRANRERYKDAGKEAKLAVTEAKTVAFGQLYEELRGNGGDKKLFRLAKAREKKAHNLDLVRCIKDEDGRVLMEEARLGKDGSHTFINF; from the coding sequence ATGTGGACGGCAACATCGGACTGTATAAGGGAGGCAGCAAGAGAGGTGTTTGGAGTTTTGAATGGTTACTCTAGTGGGCACCGAggcgactggtggtggaatgacgtGATCCAAGGTAAAGTAGAAACCAATGAAGCGGCTTACATTAAGTTAGTAGAGAGCACCGACGAGGATCAGAGGAGAGCGAACAGAGAAAGATATAAGGATGCTGGGAAGGAGGCAAAATTAGCGGTCACAGAGGCTAAGACTGTTGCTTTTGGTCAGCTTTATGAGGAACTTCGGGGCAATGGTGGGGACAAGAAGTTATTTCGGTTGGCCAAAGCGAGAGAGAAGAAGGCTCACAACCTGGATCtagtgaggtgcatcaaagatGAGGACGGTCGAGTATTGATGGAAGAGGCCAGATTAGGCAAAGATGGCAGTCATACTTTTATAAACTTCTGA
- the LOC104234534 gene encoding uncharacterized protein encodes MAIKVVVRGSTLNVISTYTPQTGLNEEVKRRFWEVMDEVVRGMLPTEKLFIGEDFNGHTGLSASGYGEVHRGFSFGDRNGGGTSLLDFARAFELVIVKSMFPKREEHLVTFRSMMAKTQIDYPLLRSCDRGLCEDCKVIPSENLATQYSLLVMDVDILIKRKKRFVRGQSRIGWGALSKDNVQELERRLTNMGA; translated from the coding sequence ATGGCGATTAAGGTAGTAGTTAGAGGGAGCACTCTAAATGTCATTAGTACTTACACGCCGCAAACGGGCTTGAACGAGGAGGTTAAAAGGCGCTTTTGGGAGGTGATGGATGAGGTGGTGCGGGGTATGTTGCCTACAGAGAAGCTATTCATAGGAgaggatttcaatggtcatactGGGTTGTCTGCTAGTGGCTATGGTGAAGTGCACCGTGGCTTCAGCTTTGGTGATAGGAACGGGGGTGGTACCTCACTGTTGGATTTTGCTAGAGCTTTTGAGTTGGTGATCGTGAAATCTATGTTTCCGAAGagggaggagcatttggttactttccGGAGTATGATGGCTAAGACTCAAATTGACTATCCCCTCCTCAGGAGTTGTGATAGGgggttgtgcgaggattgcaagGTGATCCCGAGTGAGAACCTCGCAACTCAATATAGTCTCCTAGTGATGGACGTCGATATCTTGATTAAAAGGAAGAAGAGGTTTGTACGGGGTCAGTCGAGGATCGGGTGGGGAGCTTTGTCTAAGGATAATGTGCAGGAGTTGGAGAGGCGGCTGACGAATATGGGTGCCTAG